The stretch of DNA CTTTCCAAAGCCTTCGGAACTCAGTGCGCGGGTCCGCTCACGGGCACCGAAAGATTTATTAATTCCTAACCCGCTCGCTCTCAATCCGCCAACACCAATGGCGGAGACTTTTCCCGACAGCTTTGACAGACACGACGACTTTGTGCGTCCGCCCAGACGGGATTCAGCAATGCCCGCTAGTCACAAAATTGTTAAGAGAACTATGACGCAAGGCTCTACACGGACAACACACACGATCCAGGTGTATCTTGGACAGGATGACCTTGAGCTCTTTGATCTGTACCGGAGGGGTTCAGAAGGTCTTATTACTGAGCCAGTACCGGTCTCATGACGTGGTACTCATGTGTGGTGAAGACAGGACTGCTGGATCGGTCTGTCTTCTGAAATCAATGGGAAGCACACAAGCCCTGCGGGTATCATGAGAAACGAAGGAAATGATCGCATTGATGGGAGGAGATCCCGATCATTAAGAGTAATCTTTACGCTCAAATCTCGAGCACGGCGATCTAGAGACAGAGCCTATCTAGTGGAATTTGTCGTGTACGCACGACTTATCGTATCCCATCATCGTGACTTGAGCACGGGAAATTACCCGCTCACGAGCAAAATAGATCAGCATAGCATTTCAATGAACTAAAACGCGCGATAGAAAGCGCTACAATCACCCATGCTCGCTCATACCAGTCAGCCGGAGAACCCTCCCCACCGCCTTCACACCCTGCCGCAGACTGCCTTCATGCCCTGTGCCTTTCTTTCGTCCAATTGACTTTTCGATCGGGCCAGCTTTGGGCGGCCATTCGCCATCGTCCTTCCAACCTTGTACCAAGGCGTGAATCAATGTCAGCAGATTAATAGGCACCGACGGCGTTCGCGATTGTAGTATGATCTTGTTGTAGATCTCCGGGTACATATCTGTTCTTATTCGTCTCCGCACTGGGTGATTGGGTAGGAGTGGCGGTGCAATAGGGACGAGCACGTCCAGAGGTATTGCTGAGGCGCTGGGAGCAGGTACAGCGGCCTCTGGAGTCGCTGAGGGAGAGGATCCTGGAGTGGAGCCCTCGGGTTCCGCTACGGAAGATGTGGAAGTTCGCGGACTTGATGCATCTGTGCCGGATGCTGAGCTCGTTTCGACGGCTTCTCCTTCGGGCTGAGTAGTGGAATCCGCGGTGGCGGCATGACCTTGTAGCATGCGTACTTCCCTCGCTCCACGAGCACAACACCATACGTCTCTTCTCCGTGTCCAATGTGCGAGGCCGTCGTTCCATTCCATTTCTTCTTGTAATGCCTGATGCCGCTTTCGTTTCCGCGCCAGCCGGCGGTCGTTGAGCTGCGTGCCTACGCTGTCCGGGCCGTCGAATTTGTACACGCTCTCTTTGCTCGTGGTCGCCTTGCGTGGTGTCGATGTATTCGGCGTTTGGCCCTCAGCTTCTGCGTCGGAGGCGTCAGAGACATCGCGTTCTCTCCATTCGCTTGGATCGAAGTCAAGACCCAATGCCTCGCCTACAACGCCATTTGTGCGTTCGAGTGTCGCGGGCGTGTGGAACCTGAAGCCCGCGATCcgatcttcgacttcttgcgTGGCTGTCGCCGTCTCCGTCTCGCCCCGGCCACTCGACTTCCATGCCGGCAGCGGTGGATATGCCCAGTcgtccttgatcttgtctcGCAGTATGCGGCGGGCTTCGCGCAGTTCGGCTTGCTGCTCAGCGTTCCGGTGGTGCGAGCCCGGCAGGTTCAGGTGGAGCGTCATGTTCAGCCGTCCGCCTCGCGTGCTCAGTAATGTCTTGCCTCAATCTTCCGCCCAGCAGCAGTacaacaccaccgccgcctccgcctcgtGCGCCGTTGTGGGTAGAACTGGGACGGCGGAGAAACAAGTAAGAAGGCGGGAGCGAAGTGGCCCGCGCGCGCACTGTGTGTGAATATGGTTTCTGGTGATCCTGGAACAGGCCAGCCGGTCTCGCCTCCGCTCGTGTGTTTGCTATCGTTtgaccgccgccgccgccgtcgctACAGTCAAATAGCAAAATATCAGAGTCCACACGACCTACCCTGACAGTTATGCAAACTATTGTCGCTCGTGCCTGCTGTGGCCGTATTGACGATCGCTCTTCAGGTGAATGGCGTACGTCATGCACGACGGTAGGACATGTTATGCTTTGCATCTGCGTTTTGAGATCGATCGGAAGTGGGACGCAGCGGGGGCAAGGGAAGGCATGGGACTTGGCCGGAGCACTCCGCGACATGGGTGAATTTCTGACATTAGATGGTCAACAATTTATTTTTTGAAACAATAATGAACTTTTGGCACAAGGCAAATACAAAAATGTCACAACACAATGCAGCAGCTCCATGACTTTCATACCTTCCAATCTACTCATGAAATACCACCCGATTAAACATATCGCTTCACTTCCTCATGACACCGTGCTGGCCTCACATCAGCTCGCAGATAGCAGACGCAGTCGACtccgacttcgacttcgccgCCTGCTTTCGCTTTCTCGGTGCAAAGACACCAGCCTCAGGATCAAGATCCTGCAGTTCAATGTCCTCAACATAGTGCGGAGCTCTGTCTTGTGGGCCGTACCGCTTGATAGATGTCCGATCGCCATTGACGCAAGGCTGTACGGCTGTCAATTCTGTTCTCTCGTACTTGACGCTGTTCTGAATGAGCTCATGCATTGCAGCGTTCGCTTCGCGGTCAAGGGCTTCATTTATCACGAAATCGAAGGAGTTGACTCTGGTGAGTTCTTCTGTGATGAtgaggtcttcttcttcttcttcttcttcctcctgctgcttgtcAGTGTTGGCTTGGTGATCTGTGGTGTCGTCAGTTCTGGAGACCTGCTCCGTGGGCGAACGTAGCCCAACTTCTTCGAAGCCCATCAAATACGCTGTTGAAGCGATTCGTACCGGCTTCTGGGGAGGGTGTGCTGTTGTTACTTGCTCTGGAGTGGGAGCATCCTGATCGAGCCACCATTTGGTGCTGCGAGGCTCTGCATCTCGTTTGAAGGTGGGTTGAGCCATGTTCTGCGCTTGCGAAGCTCTACGGACGTGCAGAGGGAAAATCTGATGTTGATATGCGCAAGCTTGCTCATGGCACTTCTTAGTCTGAGGTACCCATTGTTTAGCGTGAGAAGGGCAACTCTTTGTGAGCAAGTCTATGAAGACAAAGCGTCCCAGCGGGCGCTTTGTGCTCCTCTTGCTCCCGGTAAAGGTACATTGTTCATTAGTGAATAGTGAAGGACGATCGCTTTAGTGAATACGCACGATACGAAAGCCGATCACCGTATGCCAACCATGTACACCGCCATCTACCCAATTCAATGTACAGATTCTTCGTATCGTCGACACGGCGTGCATTGCCTGGCTTTCCCTCATTTCTTGCGATGCAGGGTTTGTGGCTTCGCCTGCTTcacatcttcctcctcgctaTCACCCTCCCCAGAGCTTTCCTCGAGTTCCTCCGAGGAAGCATCGCTCTGTGCTGCCTCATCGTCCGACTGATCGTCACTGTCCCCTTCTTCTGCCTCAATGTCAACAAGTCCGCCGTAGcgctcgtcgtcctcatcagctGATGAGTCGTCCTCGAAACCATTTATGAAACCATTGGGCAGAtcctcatcgccatctgAGCCCATCGTTCTTTCGTTGTCATCGAGAAATGACGTCTTCTTCCGGTGCGCTTGTCGTGATGCATTTGGCCCAgtatcctcgtcatcgctggACCAAGCCGTATCTTGTCCTTCGATGTACAACACATCCTGCTCATTTGCCCCGTCATGTGCATGAGCCGCACGAGACTGCGCTTGCATGTTCCTTCTGGCTTCCAGCTGTGCGCTCAAAAGGTCGAGCTTTCCTTTGAGGTGGAGAAGAGGCTGCAGTCCATTGGCACGCTCTCTAGTGACCCGAGCCAAGGCCTTCAATTTCTTCATCAGCTCGGGCTGGTTTGCAAGATAACCGCCATGTGTGACGAGCGACCATTGAATCCATATCATCAGCCGCCCCGCTCGTCCTGGCCTCTGGTGTATCCGTTCTGCTATTCGTTGTAAAAGTGTGGCGATCTGAGGTGACTGCTGACGCTGGATGGTGGCACGGATTGCGTTGACCTCTGTCATGGCGAAGCAGCTTTCGAGTAGGTCCTTGTCGTTGGTCTTGAGCGCTTGCGTCAGTACCGTACCAAGTGACCCGGCGGTGGGTGGCTGCACGAGCTGTCGACCCTCTGTAGGCACCAGACTGTTGGAGGTTGCGTTCTCGTTACGCAGAGCCTTCTGCACGTCAATGGCCGCAGGATGGCGTGTCTGGAGCATGTCTCCAAAGGTGGGCTCATCCGCAGGCGCTGCATCGGCCATGTCCTGGTCGTCGTGGGGGTCCTCCTCTCCACCGGCTGCTGCATCACCATTGGCAAGTTCTCTCGAGCGTGTCTCTCTCGCAAGCTCGTCATCCGCATCCTCCTCGAGATCACTCGACTCCTCCCCACTCGATATGGAAATTACGTCGTCATGCTTGCTGTCGGCGGCGTCATGAATGTCTGCGTCTGATGTATCGTTTGCGGCTCCGGCATGCGACTCGTCGACGCGGTGTGCGGCCGGTTTGGCAACGCCATTGGTTAGCTGGGCACCCAGCTTGCGGCCAGCTCTGGCATTCTCGTCGACCAGCGCTTGGAGCCCGGAAGCTGCAGGACGGTGAGACGACTTCAATCTCTTTGCCGCTGGCGGTGGGGAAGCAGATCGAGGCGCTGCTGGCCGTGAGCGGGGTCGTTTGGTGGCAGCACTCATGACAGCGACATGTCCGTGGTCGATGGGGCGGAGGTTGAGCTAGGTGGTCGCGTCGACAAGCACTGCTTTCTCGTGCAGGTCGGTAGATTTTTTTGGCCTGATCGGGATGGAGAATCTTGGCGCCGGAGCAAAGCACAAGCGAATGCAGAGCGGCGAAAATCATGGGTCCAGGTCCATCCTACCACGCATCATGCCCGCCGTCATCTTGCGACACACCGTCCACTACCGCCCAGCACGCTGCGACGGCCATGTCAATGCTGTCCTCTCCGCCACCGCCGGCTGCCTCGTCCACGACGGACCACGGCGGCAGCATGCGCATGATGGAACGGGCAGCGAGCATCAGGGGCTGCCTCGCAGGCCAATTACCGAGCAAGCAGCGCCTTGCGTTGCAGTCGCAGTTGCAGTGCGGTGAGCAGGAGAGAGAGTGAGGGAATATCGCGTCGACGAGGCtctctcatctcatctcctGCTCACCACCGCACCGCTGCCCGCCACTCTCGCCGCCCAGCTACTTCCTCCGTCGCCGCCTACAACAGGCTGCTGCCACCGGTGGCCCCCGCAGCCTCGATCCGAGCAACCCAACCCAACCCAGCCACAGCAATTTGGCCTGCAGGCATTC from Cercospora beticola chromosome 1, complete sequence encodes:
- a CDS encoding uncharacterized protein (BUSCO:EOG09264NJ1), whose amino-acid sequence is MSAATKRPRSRPAAPRSASPPPAAKRLKSSHRPAASGLQALVDENARAGRKLGAQLTNGVAKPAAHRVDESHAGAANDTSDADIHDAADSKHDDVISISSGEESSDLEEDADDELARETRSRELANGDAAAGGEEDPHDDQDMADAAPADEPTFGDMLQTRHPAAIDVQKALRNENATSNSLVPTEGRQLVQPPTAGSLGTVLTQALKTNDKDLLESCFAMTEVNAIRATIQRQQSPQIATLLQRIAERIHQRPGRAGRLMIWIQWSLVTHGGYLANQPELMKKLKALARVTRERANGLQPLLHLKGKLDLLSAQLEARRNMQAQSRAAHAHDGANEQDVLYIEGQDTAWSSDDEDTGPNASRQAHRKKTSFLDDNERTMGSDGDEDLPNGFINGFEDDSSADEDDERYGGLVDIEAEEGDSDDQSDDEAAQSDASSEELEESSGEGDSEEEDVKQAKPQTLHRKK